In Ipomoea triloba cultivar NCNSP0323 chromosome 15, ASM357664v1, one genomic interval encodes:
- the LOC116005883 gene encoding uncharacterized protein LOC116005883 has protein sequence MKQPPGYEDPLHPDHVCHLQRSLYGLKKAPSAWFKRLHDFLLSVGFSSSKTNVSLFYYTSGASRVYLLVYVDDIIMMGNDTTLIDTLLSRLSAVFKIRDLGTPGFFLGIETLAYNNGFLLSQKRYMQDILVRAGMTDCKALATPAAVTQSATPSLEPYDNHTQYRRIVGALQYLTITRPDLSFSVNRLCQFMHAPTADHWGLLKRVLRYVKGTLDMGLQVSPSPHSTLHGYSDSDWAGCPIDRKSTSGYAVFYGTNLISWVSRKQRTVARSSTEVEYKGLADVAAEVTWVVSLLRELQLHSRQPATLWCDNLGATYMAANPIFHARTKHIEVDYHFVRDKVASGELAVSFVSTQDQIADIFTKPLLAPRFQTLRAKLNVVSSQPCT, from the coding sequence ATGAAGCAACCACCAGGGTATGAAGACCCGTTACACCCAGATCATGTATGTCATCTTCAGCGTTCTTTATACGGGCTGAAGAAAGCTCCGAGTGCGTGGTTTAAAAGGCTTCACGACTTCCTATTATCTGTGGGTTTTTCGTCCTCCAAGACCAACGTCTCCTTATTTTACTATACCTCTGGAGCCTCTCGGGTCTATCTacttgtttatgttgatgatatcatCATGATGGGTAACGACACAACTTTGATTGACACACTCCTCAGCCGTCTTTCTGCTGTGTTTAAGATCAGGGATCTAGGCACACCTGGATTCTTTCTCGGGATCGAAACCCTGGCGTACAATAATGGCTTTCTGTTATCTCAGAAACGGTATATGCAGGATATTTTGGTTAGGGCTGGTATGACTGACTGCAAAGCTTTGGCAACTCCGGCTGCTGTCACTCAATCAGCTACTCCTTCACTTGAACCCTATGATAATCATACGCAGTATCGCCGCATTGTGGGCGCTCTCCAGTACTTGACTATCACCCGGCCAGACTTATCGTTTTCAGTTAATCGTCTCTGCCAGTTTATGCATGCACCCACCGCAGATCACTGGGGTCTGCTCAAGAGAGTTTTGCGTTATGTTAAAGGCACGTTAGACATGGGCTTGCAGGTATCGCCATCGCCACACTCTACCTTGCATGGCTATTCCGACTCTGACTGGGCTGGCTGTCCTATAGACAGAAAATCGACTAGCGGCTATGCTGTTTTCTATGGCACCAATCTGATTTCTTGGGTCTCCCGGAAACAGCGCACTGTTGCTCGTTCGTCTACCGAGGTTGAGTACAAGGGCTTGGCAGATGTTGCTGCAGAAGTCACGTGGGTGGTTTCCTTACTCCGCGAGCTGCAACTCCACTCTAGGCAACCTGCTacgttatggtgtgacaatcttggtgcaaCCTACATGGCCGCCAATCCTATCTTTCATGCTCGCACTAAACACATTGAagttgactaccactttgttcgAGACAAGGTTGCCTCAGGAGAGCTAGCTGTTAGCTTTGTGTCTACTCAAGATCAAATTGccgacatcttcaccaaaccactACTGGCTCCGCGTTTTCAGACTCTCCGtgccaagctcaatgttgtttcCTCTCAACCTTgtacttga
- the LOC116007310 gene encoding RNA-dependent RNA polymerase 6, with amino-acid sequence MGSDWSDEDMSMIVTQISVGGFGNDVNAKLLSDYFDEEVGHIWRCRLKTSSTPFDTYPNYEVDPQNVRRMNDYEKVVPHAFVHFVMPSSAISALAAAGRNELVLAGSPLKVSLGPKNPHRMNETRRTVMPLRLEHVRVEMGVMASHGDFVVCWRGPPKGVDFLVDPFNATCRLLFTKDIAFNTPREAKHAVIKCDFKIEFTLKEINKIERYDDLFSLVILLQLASSPLVYYRTADDDIEDLVPFELLDDDDPWIRTTDFTPSMAIGRCNTYRISIPPRKGPTFNKAVEYFGKQRVRIDHPKHKLRVRDKCDFKAPIPCPFFCIQNEEDLSFPVLFLLNAVLHKGIFNQHQMTDEFFKLLRNQPENVNLAALKHICAYKWPVYEASRELMFVQKWLLNNPKLIEGRKELDDIAEVRRLIITPTKAYCLPPEVELSNRVLRKYRDISDRFLRVTFMDEGMRTLNRNVLSFYPAPIVKDITKSSIPQKTVVFMRVKNILKSGFTLCGRQYTFLAFSPNQLRDRSAWFFADGPDIRVPNIKTWMGRFTNKNVAKCAARMGLCFSSTYATFHVRPSEVDGKLPEIERNGYVFSDGIGIISPDLAAKVAEKLQLSVNPPCAYQIRYSGFKGVVACWPGRKDRVHLYLRPSMKKFESTHTVLEICSWTRFQPGFLNRQIVTLLSALAVEDQIFWKMQETMISRLNQMVVDADVAFDILTASCAEQGNTAAIMLSAGFKPQTEPHLQGMLTSIRAAQLSDLRERARIFVPSGRWLMGCLDELGELEQGQCFIQVSSASLENCFVKHGSKFEARKNLKVIQGLVVIAKNPCLHPGDVRILEAVDIPSLHHLYDCLVFPQKGSRPHTNEASGSDLDGDLYFVTWDENLIPPSKQSWEPMEYAAAEVRELPRDVNQSDIIEFFAKNMVNESLGAICNAHVVHADLSEHGALDDKCLKLAELAAIAVDFPKTGKIVNMPNDLKPKMYPDFMGKEEFQTYKSKKILGKLYRRVTDGYDEENDGTSGPMCLPEDAYDPDLEIPGSETFFEDAWSCKCSYDGQVNSLLGQYKVNREDEVVTGHIWSMPKHSSNKIVDMKERLKHAYNNLRKDFRKVFDQIPPDVNQLSDDERNAFYERKASAWYQVTYHRDWVSKSQELQHPNGAGGSVMLSFPWIAADYLAMIKLRCRGMGNADSSKPINALRKYLVDRM; translated from the exons atggGGTCTGATTGGAGTGATGAGGATATGAGTATGATTGTTACTCAAATTAGTGTTGGTGGATTTGGCAATGATGTAAATGCAAAGCTTCTTTCTGATTATTTTGACGAAGAAGTTGGACACATCTGGAGATGTAGATTGAAGACTTCTTCGACTCCTTTTGATACGTACCCGAATTATGAGGTAGATCCTCAGAATGTGAGAAGGATGAATGACTATGAGAAAGTGGTACCGCACGCATTTGTACATTTTGTGATGCCAAGTTCAGCAATCTCTGCACTGGCTGCTGCGGGGCGCAATGAGCTCGTATTGGCGGGGAGCCCTTTGAAAGTCAGTTTGGGGCCCAAGAATCCGCATCGCATGAATGAGACGAGGAGAACTGTAATGCCACTTAGGCTCGAACATGTTCGTGTTGAGATGGGAGTTATGGCGAGTCATGGTGACTTTGTTGTGTGTTGGAGGGGACCTCCGAAGGGGGTTGATTTTCTTGTGGATCCTTTCAATGCTACATGCCGGCTACTTTTCACGAAAGATATCGCTTTTAACACCCCTCGTGAAGCGAAACATGCGGTCATAAAATGTGATTTTAAGATAGAGTTCACACTAAAAGAAATCAACAAAATAGAAAGGTACGATGATTTGTTCTCTTTAGTGATCTTGTTGCAGCTGGCTTCATCTCCTCTTGTTTATTATCGAACAGCTGATGATGATATTGAAGATCTAGTTCCATTTGAGTTGCTGGATGATGATGATCCATGGATCCGAACTACAGATTTTACACCTAGTATGGCGATTGGTCGGTGTAACACATATCGAATTTCAATTCCACCTCGCAAAGGGCCCACTTTTAATAAGGCCGTAGAATATTTTGGAAAACAGAGGGTGCGTATTGATCATCCAAAGCACAAGCTCCGGGTACGAGATAAATGTGATTTTAAGGCACCCATTCCATGCCCTTTCTTCTGTATTCAGAACGAGGAAGATCTAAGCTTTCCGGTCTTGTTTTTGCTGAATGCTGTTTTGCACAAAGGAATATTCAATCAGCATCAGATGACTGATGAATTTTTCAAGTTGCTAAGAAATCAACCGGAGAATGTAAACTTGGCTGCTCTCAAACACATATGTGCTTACAAGTGGCCAGTGTATGAGGCATCAAGAGAGTTGATGTTTGTTCAAAAATGGCTGCTGAATAACCCAAAACTTATCGAGGGACGAAAGGAGTTAGATGATATTGCTGAAGTGAGGAGGTTAATTATTACACCCACAAAAGCGTACTGCCTTCCACCGGAAGTTGAGCTTTCAAACAGAGTTCTAAGGAAGTATAGGGACATTTCTGATAGATTCTTACGTGTTACTTTTATGGATGAGGGAATGCGAACGCTTAATCGGAATGTACTGTCTTTTTATCCCGCTCCTATTGTGAAGGACATCACAAAATCTTCTATCCCTCAGAAGACTGTTGTGTTCATGAGGGTGAAGAACATTCTGAAAAGCGGATTTACTCTATGTGGTAGACAATACACCTTCCTAGCATTCTCCCCTAATCAATTGAGGGATCGTTCTGCCTGGTTTTTTGCTGATGGTCCAGATATTCGGGTACCCAACATCAAAACCTGGATGGGCAGGTTTACAAACAAGAATGTTGCCAAATGTGCTGCTAGAATGGGACTATGCTTCTCATCCACGTATGCTACCTTCCATGTACGACCAAGTGAGGTTGACGGGAAGCTTCCTGAAATTGAAAGAAATGGATATGTTTTTTCTGATGGAATCGGTATAATATCACCTGATCTTGCAGCAAAAGTTGCAGAGAAATTGCAGTTAAGTGTCAACCCACCATGTGCATATCAGATAAGATATTCAGGTTTCAAAGGTGTTGTTGCGTGTTGGCCTGGAAGAAAAGACAGGGTTCATCTTTACCTCAGGCCAAGTATGAAGAAATTTGAGTCCACTCACACAGTCCTTGAAATCTGTTCTTGGACTAGATTTCAGCCCGGGTTTTTGAACAGGCAGATAGTGACTCTACTTTCTGCTTTGGCGGTCGAAGATCAAATATTCTGGAAAATGCAGGAAACAATGATTTCAAGACTCAATCAGATGGTTGTGGATGCGGATGTGGCTTTTGATATCCTCACCGCTTCTTGTGCTGAGCAAGGAAATACCGCCGCAATAATGTTGAGCGCGGGTTTCAAACCTCAGACCGAACCTCATCTACAGGGAATGCTGACTAGCATACGAGCTGCCCAGCTTAGTGATCTGAGGGAAAGGGCCAGGATCTTTGTTCCTTCGGGGAGGTGGCTAATGGGCTGCTTGGATGAACTAGGGGAACTCGAACAGGGTCAATGCTTCATCCAAGTTTCAAGTGCTTCTCTGGAAAATTGTTTCGTGAAGCACGGTTCAAAATTCGAGGCAAGGAAAAATCTAAAAGTAATACAGGGCCTTGTTGTAATTGCAAAAAATCCGTGTCTTCACCCTGGAGATGTGAGAATTCTCGAGGCTGTTGACATCCCTAGTTTGCACCATCTCTATGATTGTCTAGTCTTCCCCCAAAAAGGGAGTAGACCACATACCAACGAAGCATCTGGCAGTGACCTCGACGGTGATCTCTACTTTGTGACTTGGGACGAGAATCTTATCCCCCCAAGTAAACAAAGCTGGGAACCCATGGAGTATGCTGCTGCAGAGGTTAGAGAATTGCCTCGCGATGTTAATCAGTCG GACATCATAGAGTTTTTCGCAAAGAACATGGTCAACGAGAGCCTTGGCGCAATCTGCAACGCCCATGTTGTTCATGCAGATCTGAGCGAGCATGGAGCGTTGGATGACAAGTGCCTTAAGTTGGCTGAGCTCGCTGCTATTGCAGTTGATTTCCCTAAGACCGGAAAAATCGTGAACATGCCAAATGATCTCAAACCGAAAATGTATCCTGATTTTATGGGGAAAGAAGAATTCCAAACGTACAAGTCCAAGAAAATCTTGGGTAAACTGTACAGAAGAGTTACAGATGGTTATGATGAAGAAAATGACGGAACATCTGGGCCAATGTGCCTCCCAGAAGATGCGTATGACCCCGACCTTGAGATTCCCGGTTCAGAAACGTTCTTTGAGGATGCATGGAGTTGCAAGTGTTCCTATGATGGTCAAGTAAACAGCCTTTTGGGGCAGTACAAGGTTAACAGAGAAGACGAAGTTGTTACTGGACATATATGGTCCATGCCAAAGCACAGTAGCAACAAGATCGTCGATATGAAGGAGAGACTGAAGCACGCTTACAACAACCTGCGAAAGGACTTCAGGAAAGTTTTCGACCAAATCCCGCCAGATGTTAACCAACTCTCAGACGACGAGAGGAATGCGTTTTATGAACGAAAGGCATCAGCGTGGTATCAGGTGACCTATCATCGCGACTGGGTGAGTAAGTCTCAGGAGCTGCAACACCCCAATGGGGCCGGGGGGTCTGTAATGTTAAGCTTCCCATGGATCGCAGCTGATTACCTTGCTATGATCAAACTCCGGTGCAGGGGAATGGGAAATGCCGATTCCAGTAAGCCCATCAACGCCCTTCGGAAATACCTTGTTGACAGAATGTGA
- the LOC116005882 gene encoding uncharacterized protein LOC116005882 has product MSTLSWNCRGLGGPRTVRELLGFVSAKRPNFFFLMETKAKMNQLEQLRSRLGYEGLLGVDRVGLGGGLALLWQNSDMADLLSYSNNHIDVVVNVTSKPPWRLTCFYGYPERARRQQAWDFLRDLKRRSSLPWVVIGDFNDLACHSEKIGGAGHPENLIRGFNDALQDCELFDLGYRGYGFTWERGRGTDHWIEERLDRAVCTPDWRDLYNDASVLTLHAISSVHSAIFMDLNSRNIRHPPRRFKFEAAWLLDANCKQVVEASWWQSAGLDF; this is encoded by the coding sequence ATGAGTACTCTTAGTTGGAACTGCCGGGGATTGGGTGGCCCTAGGACAGTTCGAGAACTATTGGGCTTTGTGTCCGCTAAACGACCCAACTTTTTCTTCCTCATGGAGACAAAGGCTAAAATGAATCAGTTAGAGCAGTTACGTTCTCGTTTGGGATATGAAGGTTTACTTGGTGTTGATAGAGTTGGTTTAGGGGGTGGTCTAGCCCTCCTATGGCAGAACTCGGATATGGCGGATCTTCTTAGTTATTCGAATAATCATATTGACGTTGTTGTGAATGTTACTTCAAAACCGCCTTGGCGCCTTACATGTTTCTATGGATATCCGGAGCGGGCAAGGAGACAGCAAGCATGGGATTTTCTCCGGGATTTAAAGCGTCGATCATCCCTCCCTTGGGTTGTTATCGGCGATTTTAACGATCTTGCATGTCACTCTGAAAAAATAGGCGGTGCTGGTCATCCGGAAAATCTTATTCGTGGTTTTAATGACGCGCTCCAGGACTGTGAATTATTTGACTTGGGCTACCGTGGTTATGGCTTCACATGGGAGAGGGGTCGGGGTACTGATCATTGGATTGAAGAACGGCTCGATAGGGCAGTGTGCACCCCAGATTGGCGCGATTTGTATAATGATGCTTCTGTTCTTACTTTACATGCAATCTCTTCGGTTCACAGTGCGATTTTTATGGACTTGAACAGTCGCAATATCCGTCATCCCCCCAGGCGGTTTAAATTTGAGGCTGCATGGCTACTTGATGCAAACTGTAAACAAGTGGTCGAAGCATCATGGTGGCAGTCTGCTGGCTTAGATTTCTAG